The nucleotide sequence TGGTTTGTACGTGTGTTCCTGCCTTCTGTCTTGTGGATTACTCATACTTTTCTTTATTTCAACTTCATGTTGCGCTCATCACTACGTGCACCGtgacaaatatatattctttacACAATcttcaaattattaaaaaaataaaaacaaacataccATTTTTCAACAAAAGCCTGTAAATAGTTGGTTTATTTATGATAGACATGCTCAATTCTAAAGCGAGCTTCTAACATTCCCAGAAAAAAAAAGCCCAGACCTTTTTTCACCCTTAATTCTGAATTAAAAAATTGTATAAAGCCATATAGAAAATTTAGGCACCCCAGAAATAAAATtcattaaaacatgttttgtttcttttctaaACAGAATACTTGGGTTCATAGGATCATAGAACTCACGGTGCATTCAAGTCATGCTGGATAGATTGTATTTATGAGCTGAACGCACATAAACGCCAGCACAAAGTTATTAAGAGTGGGAAACTCGAAATGTTCTTTAAGCCCAGAGTTTCTAAGTTGGGGGCGTGTCAGTGAAAAAACAGCCAAAGACATTTATGACACTCATTTAATGCAGTGAACAGCGCTGacacttgaattgaattgaattgatttGTACATTTTGCTGAAATCTGACAGCTAAATAGATAACTTGTAATAATAGTTAAATCTCTCAAAAATATATTCTTTCCAGTCCTGTAATTTGAAGACCAAGATACTGGACATTATTCTTGGTTGAGAATATCACAAATGTTATGATGTATTAGATATAAAATAAGATAATTAGTATCAATAGCTTTGGTCTTTTAATATATCTGCAGTTCATCCCTTCAATTTATTCTAGGTACAGCTGTGCCGTTTTATACTTGTTTTGTAATGTAAAATTATGTTGATTTAAGcgaacaagacttttattttggtctggagatgtgacgtcataaggctgctcaGCGCTCCTGCATCTGGGAATCAACTGAAGAAAGGTGTGTGCTTTTAacaatttaaagtgtttaaatcactGCAACTCGTTTAGAGAATTGCATTTGAAACGGTGAAATTAATTGTTAGCCAATACAACActttaatgctttatttagtggcACTGTATATAGGGAATATTTTTTCCTAACGAATTCGGTCATTGTCGAGTAGTGTTGATAGAAACGTATCTGTTCGAAATTCCGAGTCAACTGAATCAatcgattcacaaaatgattcactgttttgaatcactcgaatcgccgctcgctgacgacatctgctgctcaaaacactgtaaATGCAACGAGAACAACACAAACATGCAAGGACAACGTCTACAAACagcaaatgttttaatgaaagTAGAATCTATTGAATATAGGTTGACTACTAAACTAGTGAGCTGATTGAGACGGACGCAGAAATTAAGTTTACATTATTTTTCTTTCTACCAAACACAGAAAAaactcctgctgaaacaactGAGATCTAtttgacacactattataaagatggcatttattaaagaggagagtgaagacacgaagattgaagaaacattcagagtcaaacatgaagatactgaggaacaaacaggttagttttcactcatttgatccttattaaaatacaggaaaaaaaaaacagttattttgtgtaacattaaacactgtATCTCCtgattagaaaacaatgaaaACAGTATCTAAAAATTgtggaactacacttccattccggcgtaatagtcaaggaagtttgctgctgcaatatggctgaagcaggagcagtaatatcacacagcacatgtgcaaatgctaaactagctgggaactcatttctgataatactccgcctgcttcgtccatattacggcagcaaacttccttgactattacgccggaatggaagtgtagttcctaatcttatcggcctagaaactcgcagctttacatttccaccggtcttagtacacgatataactgcagaagagtcgagttttaaatacaacaaatatggaaactcgttggacatttttgaacgcgatgctattggtctaataggattcaatgatctatgctaagctatgctaaaagccATATCGTCAGaataggagaacggctgaatggatttcaaaacggtaaaaatcaacttattaactcggggggagttggagaatgagcctatttccaaaaaaagtggagtgttcctttaaaacagTAGGTGGAATTTACAgcgtttcattctagggacaaatcctaggattgcaaatggacctgtaaaactgtttctggagaatttttgccctttcctatgccatataccttctatgtagatatcagagaacagtttaaaatattgtataaatgccaGCATTGTATTTGACAGAATtagcgctgtagcacgaaatataaacattttatatcaaaaattgtcatatcacacacccctaactGCAGTGCAAATCCGGAACAGAGGTTGGTTGAGAGGGGGAAAAAACGGCCGGTTCCGAGTTTCAGCGGAGCGCATTGTCAGTGAATAATAATTGACAGGTCAGTGTCATTGACAGTGATTGACGGGTAATATTTAAAATCTGCATTCAAGTTAAGAATGTAACGATGAAATTGAATTGGttttgtaatgttggagagaacggcgaggctgtcactgtatcagctcacagcagtctgtccAGTAGTTGCGTATACTAccggctagcgaaagttttgtaaagaaattaaaacaagtcgcaccacaacagtttcttgcactcgcacaaatggtgccaaatataatttaagatcgcgcagattaaattttgggagcatatgcgaccaaaacggttgCGATTTCGAGTGCTGGATCGAtcgttttggactgatgaagaaaaaCACTTCGTCTATGTGGttgtaaagcttgggagtgccagtattattttaaatgtaactcGTCTGAAAGCAGGAAGTcatttacacctaggatgcatggagcgTGAGTAAATAATCCGCTACAGTATTGctggtcctatcatcagcctgcgagatcgctgaTACAAGagattatcattattgtgctaatgtatttattatttacatgcccgaacgGCCGTGGCGTGGCTCTAATGCGTTcacggatgatcactagtcaTTGTTCGTGTTTACAGCAGCTGCGACTCTGCGTGTGTTTAAACCCTCTAAACCACACACGTCAAAGGCGTGGCTCCAGCATGGATTCTGGAGCAGTTTGCGgactctttagttaaagctgagacgacctgcggctcgctgaagcatcccaaaagcggctgtccataatacatgctaaagttaggcgaatcccacACCCGCAAACGATTTAAATTTGCGTGGTGCGATactgtgacatcatagcatccggaaaacaaacgctgtagtccaaatgagccgttcgttgtagttcttaaaaagggatttttttacaaatactaaatatctccctttggagtagactttgagatttgtaactgtGTAGATGatcttttatgcccaaacatacacaccacacactggctaaagttcaaaaagtgaaaaagcataataggacccctttgaGGAAAAAGTTTTGGTTTCTAAAAAGATCTAATAGCGCTAGAATACAAACTTTAATAAGCACAATTTCTgtgcttttatatatatatatatatatatatatatatatatatataagttacaaataatgttttttaattataGCTATAATTAATTGCTAAAATTGGAAGAAAACACATTTAATAGAGTAGCAGTATTTGTATTAATGAGACTGGTCTTCATTAACTATAGGCTATGTGGTAAAAAGATGCAAATAAGCCAcctattttaaatgtacaatgtTTCACATTAATTTGGATTAATTTTTGATTCAATGTGAAATTGTTTCTTGTCAAATAGTTAGTTTTTAATTGATTGCCAGCactagtctaaatattttgatgtctgttgctttgtgccattaaactgctgttaacttacatttttcttatttcatctcagacctgatggcaccgaaagaggagagtcaagatctcaatgaaacagaagagaaagatcaaaatgaaaaacatgatttcaaaactgaacaaaaatcaattagttgctcacagaataaaaagacTTCCTCACCAGAAAAAAAGCCACAAACACAAACTACAAACCTTAAATCcgacatgagaattcacactggagagagaccttacagctgccaacagtgtgggaaatGTTTTAGACAGAAAAAAtgccttactgtccacatgaaaacacacactggagagagaccttacagctgccaacagtgtgggaagagtttctcacgaaatggagatcttaagactcacatgaaaattcacatcgAAAAGAAGCCGTTAatatgctctcagtgtggaaagagttttagacAGAAAAAATACCTCACtgtccacatgaaaactcacactggagagaagcccttcAGATGtcttcagtgtggaaagagttttataCTGAAAATAACGCTTGAtgagcacatgagaattcacactggagagaagcctttcacctgccctcagtgtggaaaaagttttacACATAAAGGAGGCCTCAAGAGTCACATAAgaagtcacactggagagaaacctttcacctgtgaacagtgtggaaagagtttcaatgttaaagtaaaccttaagattcacatgagagttcacactggagagaaaccgtacaagtgtcttgagtgtgagaagagtttcacatgtctAAGCAGCATGAAACGTCATTCGCAAACTCATTCTGGGAAGAAACTGCCATTTTCCTTGTAGAGGTTTAGAATTGTAGTCAAAGTAGTAAAACATTTTCCATCACACTTACAAATACATGTGAAAAGTCATGCAAGACTTGGTCTGTGTTCCTTGTTCAAGAGTATAACAAGAAAAAAGGTGTGTGAAATCAAGTCTATGTTCACACTGGAGCTGAATGTGGGCTACATCTGATCACCTTCATGCATCCTTCATCTCTTTATGTTTCACCGTAAGgcttttgattttcttttttgtaCTCCTGTGGCCACACCCGACCTTCTGCTTTACTGTAGTTTCAAATATTGAGCGATTACAGTAGAGTCCCTCAAATTGTGACTATGAAGAGGTGTTACTCAATTCCATGTGTGGATGtctctgaatcaaaatattagtCAAACTTTCACCTTGCTGATAAAAGCAACAGTGTAACTGGAAGATTATAAATGAAttgacataaactgaacaaaatgacttgttcccattgattttaagtgtattttagctTATTTTGTAGTTAATCTCAATTTAATGTTGTAATATCTGTTTACGTTTATGGACTTTATCAAGAGAAGCATAGAAATATTATTCTAGTTTTGTGCAggtctttttttttatctgcacAGTTCATTCTTTGTTGTGCTTCCAGTAGCCTGTATGTACAGTAGATATACGTACTGTTTCCTTTGAAATTAATTTGCTACAATAAACAATCCTAAGCAGTTGGCCTTCATTCATTTTCTTGTTAATTATACATTACAttcaaagttgtttttttttttttgtattcagcAGTAACACATTTTCATACCCTCCTCTATCTATGCACAAATAGCTTCTCATCAACCCATTATATCTAtcttctatggaagcccgttcccgccacagttgagaaaaaaaaaaaaaaatctgtaagtcataattatgagaaactttctcataattatgactagtATCTCATTATattgagaaactttctcgtaataatgagttACAAAATAGTcatattctgaaaaaaataaatctcGTAGTAACGAGAAagtttctcgtaataatgacttaacatctcatattaatgacttaacatctcataataatgacttaacatctcatattaatgacttaacatctcataataatgacttaacatctcatattaatgacttaacatctcataataatgagaaagtTTCTCGTAATagtgacttaacatctcatattaatgagaaactttctctcTTAAtaatgagctttttttttttttaagtataacgaccaagcagccagcggcaatgagttgagcatgtttgatctatttagccttctcaaatcaacacgacttgcctaaaataaaatgtatagacataaaacacttaaaatatgGCATTATTTTTGCTCATACaagtaagagtaatacatcattcggaactgcagaaggtctacttttatttgtgtgcacactcacaatatcaacaaaacgttatgCTTTCGTTAAATAGCTAAAGGAACAAACAGCGCTTGCTTTAcggtataaatgcttggaaataatatttaacgttttcaagtccattcattatttgtagcacacAAGTCTCAGCttataaattctgtcaattttatgataaaatacaaacaatacatGTGTTTTTATGCTCTTTGATTTGTAGTGAATCAATCAtcagcacgaaataaacatgaaaaaatatttgaattaaacaaataataaacagcATGTCTTATAAAAATCGAAAAATCAGCGTTTCAAATAAAAAAgtcaataaaacattttataataatagcATAAtacctcagaaaagccaacaattgttttattattctcataattcagccagttaactgagttgaagcctacgtttttattgcttttttaattgtttttcacattaactttacccaatataaaattacataaattctTTCGTTTAAATGTAGTCATTTAAAGCATTGTATAGTTACATTTATCATATCTGTGAAGCAAATGTTCGCTGAGTTTcggatcatttttgtgaagcgctcctcctcaagacagagacggcagaaagcgctgTTTGTTGCTTTAGCTATTTCACGAAAGcataacgttttgttgatattgtgagtgctcacaaataaaagtagaccttctGTAGTgccgaataatgtattactcttacctttatgagcaaaaatgatggcttATTTTAGGTGTCCAGtcttattaagaaaaaaatgcaagtggtCGCGTTGGCACTTCCATGTAAAGCACGCTTTAGCTTCCCCTCTCCACACAAACGACTAGATATgtgtctaacagcgcacatttatctaggtaaataaatgtttaaattaatattgtgaaatgcatcaagttttttatgtctatagatgtttttttaggcaagtcgtgttgatttgagaaggctaaattgatctacAACcggatcaaacatgctcaactcattgccgctggctgcttggtcgttatactttaaaaaaaggcttgaatttaacaaacataaaatgtttcaaacatattgctaaattaacttaataaagaaacgaaacgaaatatagccactttgccattagaatctacaactgaactgttttaatggctgcaacacggGCTCTGTTCTGATACGTTGTTGGACTGACAGGGCTCTGGCCTGAGCGTCTCAGGTCAGGGCTGGGCCAGTGCAGAATTCTATACGTTCCCTCATTTCAATTAAAAGTTCCCCCCTTTGGCTCAGCAGGCCCCTAATCTGCCCAGGCCCATATGCACCTGTATACCGTGCGTACCCAGACTCTACGCCCCTGTGCCCTGATGTTTGTAGTTGGTGCTGAATGAAAGCTGCAACATGAGCGTAATCAGTCTTGTTCTTTCTCCTCCAAAGGCTCAATATTCGCTCAAGGGTGCGACTGCTAATTTTGACTCTATGTACCTCTTTTAGTAGAGTTAGTATTTCAGGATTTGTTAGTCCCTGTCTGAAATACTGCTCTATTTGTTTAAAAGCCATGGATGAAACTGAGGTCCGCATCAACAATATTTAGTACAGTATGCGTCAGAATTACAAAGTTGTCATTGTTATGAGAAACTGACTTATTATCACGAGATACTAAGACATTATCATGAGAAAGTTTTTCGTTATTtcgagatgttaagtcattattacgggaaaatttctcattattatgagatgttaagtcattattacgagaaagtttctcattattacgagaaagtttctcattaatatgagatgttaagtcattaatatgagatgttaagtcattatcatgagaaagtttctcattattacgagaaagtttctcattaatatgagatgttaagtcattaatatgagatgttaagtcattacgagaaagtttctcattaatatgagatgttaagtcattaatatgagatgttaagtcattattacgagaaagtttctcattaatatgagatgttaagtcattaatatgagaaagtttctcattaatatgagatgttaagtcattattatgagaaagtttctcattaatatgagatgttaagtcattattatgagaaagtttctcattaatatgagaaagtttctcattaatatgagatgttaagtcattattatgagaaagtttctcattaatatgagatgttaagtcattattacgagaaagtttctcattaatatgagatgttaagtcattattacgagaaagtttctcattaatatgagatgttaagtcattattacgagaaagtttctcattaatatgagatgttaagtcattattatgagaaagtttctcattaatatgagaaagtttctcattaatatgagatgttaagtcattattatgagaaagtttctcattaatatgagatgttaagtcattattacgagaaagtttctcattaatatgagatgttaagtcattattacgagaaagtttctcattaatatgagatgttaagtcattattacgagaaagtttctcattaatatgagatgttaagtcattaatatgagatgttaagtcattaatatgagatgttaagtcattattacgagaaagtttctcattaatatgagatgttaagtcattaatatgagatgttaagtcattattatgagaaagtttctcattaatatgagatgttaagttattattatgagaaagtttctcattaatatgagatgttaagtcattattacgagaaagtttctcattaatatgagatgttaagtcattattacgagaaagtttctcattaatatgagatgttaagtcattattacgagaaagtttctcattaatatgagatgttaagtcattattacgagaaagtttctcattaatatgagatgttaagtcattaatatgagatgttaagtcattacgagaaagtttctcattaatatgagatgttaagtcattaatatgagatgttaagtcattattacgagaaagtttctcattaatatgagatgttaagtcattattatgagaaagtttctcattaatatgagatgttaagttattattatgagaaagtttctcattaatatgagatgttaagtcattattacgagaaagtttctcattaatatgagatgttaagtcattattacgagaaagtttctcattaatatgagatgttaagtcattattacgagaaagtttctcattaatatgagatgttaagtcattattacgagaaagtttctcattaatatgagatgttaagtcattaatatgagatgttaagtcattacgagaaagtttctcattaatatgagatgttaagtcattaatatgagatgttaagtcattattacgagaaagtttctcattaatatgagatgttaagtcattattatgagaaagtttctcattaatatgagatgttaagtcattattatgagaaagtttctcattaatatgagatgttaagtcattattatgagaaagtttctcattaatatgagaaagtttctcattaatatgagatgttaagtcattattatgagatgttaagtcattattatgagaaagtttctcattaatatgagatgttaagtcattattacgagaaagtttctcattaatatgagatgttaagtcattattacgagaaagtttctcattaatatgagatgttaagtcattaatatgagatgttaagtcattattacgagaaagtttctcattaatatgagatgttaagtcattaatatgagatgttaagtcattattacgagaaagtttctcattaatatgagatgttaagtcattaatatgagatgttaagtcattattatgagaaagtttctcattaatatgagatgttaagtcattattatgagaaagtttctcattaatatgagatgttaagtcattattatgagatgttaagtcattattatgagaaagtttctcattaatatgagatgttaagtcattattatgagatgttaagtcattattatgagaaagtttctcattaatatgagatgttaagtcattattacgagaaagtttctcattaatatgagatgttaagtcattattacgagaaagtttctcattaatatgagatgttaagtcattaatatgagatgttaagtcattattatgagatgttaagtcattattatgagaaagtttctcattaatatgagatgttaagtcattattatgagaaagtttatcattaatatgagatgttaagtcattattatgagaaagtttctcattaatatgagatgttaagtcattattatgagaaagtttctcattaatatgagatgttaagtcattatgagatgttaagtcattattatgagaaagtttctcattaatatgagatgttaagtcattattatgagatgttaagtcattattatgagaaagtttctcattaatatgagatgttaagtcattattacgagaaagtttctcattaatatgagatgttaagtcattattacgagaaagtttctcattaatatgagatgttaagtcattaatatgagaaagtttctcattaatatgagatgttaagtcattaatatgagatgttaagtcattaatatgagatgttaagtcattaatatgagatgttaagtcattattatgagaaagtttctcattaatatgagaaagtttctcattaatatgagatgttaagtcattattatgagatgttaagtcattattatgagaaagtttctcattaatatgagatgttaagtcattattatgagaaagtttctcattaatatgagatgttaagtcattattatgagaaagtttctcattaatatgagatgttaagtcattattatgagaaagtttctcattaatatgagatgttaagtcattattatgagaaagtttctcattaatatgagatgttaagtcattattatgagaaagtttctcattaatatgagatgttaagtcattattatgagaaagtttctcattaatatgagatgttaagtcattattatgagaaggtttctcattattatgagatgttaagtcattattatgagatgttaagtcattattatgagaaggtttctcattaatatgagatgttaagtcattattatgagaaggtttctcattaatatgagatgttaagtcattatgagatgttaagtcattattatgagaaagtttctcattaatatgagatgttaagtcattattatgagatgttaagtcattattacgagaaagtttctcattaatatgagatgttaagtcattattacgagaaagtttctcattaatatgagatgttaagtcattattacgagaaagtttctcattaatatgagatgttaagtcattattacgagaaagtttctcattaatatgagatgttaagtcattaatatgagatgttaagtcattaatatgagaaagtttctcattaatatgagatgttaagtcattaatatgagatgttaagtcattaatatgagatgttaagtcattaatatgagatgttaagtcattattatgagaaagtttctcattaatatgagaaagtttctcattaatatgagatgttaagtcattattatgagatgttaagtcattattatgagaaagtttctcattaatatgagaaagtttctcattaatatgagatgttaagtcattaatatgagatgttaagtcattattatgagaaagtttctcattaatatgagaaagtttctcattaatatgagatgttaagtcattattatgagaaagtttctcattaatatgagatgttaagtcattattatgagaaagtttctcattaatatgagatgttaagtcattattatgagaaagtttctcattaatatgagatgttaagtcattattatgagaaagtttctcattaatatgagatgttaagtcattattatgagaaggtttctcattattatgagatgttaagtcattattatgagatgttaagtcattattatgagaaggtttctcattaatatgagatgttaagtcattattatgagaaggtttctcattattatgagatgttaagtcattattatgagatgttaagtcattattatgagaaggtttctcattaatatgagatgttaagtcattattatgagatgttaagtcattattacgagaaagtttctcattaatatgagatgttaagtcattattatgagaaagtttctcattaatatgagatgttaagtcattattatgagaaggtttctcattattatgagatgttaagtcattaatatgagatgttaagtcattattatgagaaggtttctcattaatatgagatgttaagtcattattatgagaaggtttctcattattatgagatgttaagtcattattatgagatgttaagtcattattatg is from Garra rufa unplaced genomic scaffold, GarRuf1.0 hap1_unplaced_183, whole genome shotgun sequence and encodes:
- the LOC141316981 gene encoding uncharacterized protein; amino-acid sequence: MAFIKEESEDTKIEETFRVKHEDTEEQTDLMAPKEESQDLNETEEKDQNEKHDFKTEQKSISCSQNKKTSSPEKKPQTQTTNLKSDMRIHTGERPYSCQQCGKCFRQKKCLTVHMKTHTGERPYSCQQCGKSFSRNGDLKTHMKIHIEKKPLICSQCGKSFRQKKYLTVHMKTHTGEKPFRCLQCGKSFILKITLDEHMRIHTGEKPFTCPQCGKSFTHKGGLKSHIRSHTGEKPFTCEQCGKSFNVKVNLKIHMRVHTGEKPYKCLECEKSFTCLSSMKRHSQTHSGKKLPFSL